A section of the Chryseobacterium scophthalmum genome encodes:
- a CDS encoding FtsW/RodA/SpoVE family cell cycle protein, with the protein MNEQNIEESRFEFLKGDKVLWMVILVISIFSIFPVYSASSNLEYIVNNGTTTGHVMKHMFFVVLGLAIMRLVGTVKYEYMGKLSSIMLGLMIILLIVTMFTGQTIDGASASRWLKIPGTPISFQPSSFAFLMLIIYLCRYLTKKITRERLPIENIMYIFGPILLVFVLVAKDNGSTALMILMVSVIVLIIGQLDWKYIAGFISASFVAIALFLLIALNTNMIGGNRVHTWMSRIETFTSSKAKSADVDDESVKAKNYQVMQAKAAIVHGGITGMGPGKSALKQMLPQSASDFIFAVIVEEYGLIGAGFLISMYLIMIVRIVMIASKMPAFFGSLLVLSLGVMIFIQLAVNIAVAVNLIPVTGQPLPLISYGGTSMLVTYIQLGIILNISSRIQIYDEEGMGKKQSIVEINDIA; encoded by the coding sequence ATGAACGAACAGAATATAGAAGAAAGCAGATTCGAATTTCTAAAGGGCGATAAAGTACTTTGGATGGTCATTCTTGTGATCTCCATTTTCTCTATTTTCCCGGTTTATTCTGCGAGTTCAAACTTAGAATATATTGTAAATAACGGTACTACAACGGGGCACGTTATGAAGCATATGTTCTTTGTGGTTTTAGGTTTGGCCATCATGCGATTGGTGGGAACCGTGAAGTATGAATATATGGGAAAACTCAGCAGTATTATGTTGGGTTTAATGATTATTCTGCTGATTGTCACAATGTTTACCGGACAAACGATTGACGGAGCAAGTGCTTCAAGATGGTTGAAAATTCCGGGAACACCCATTTCATTTCAGCCTTCGTCTTTTGCTTTTTTAATGTTGATTATTTATCTGTGCAGATATTTAACCAAGAAAATAACACGAGAAAGGCTTCCGATTGAGAACATTATGTACATTTTCGGGCCAATTTTGCTGGTTTTTGTATTGGTGGCAAAAGATAACGGTTCTACAGCTTTGATGATTTTAATGGTTTCGGTGATTGTTTTGATTATCGGACAGTTAGACTGGAAATACATTGCAGGTTTTATTTCGGCATCATTTGTTGCGATTGCATTGTTTCTATTAATTGCATTAAATACAAATATGATTGGCGGAAACCGTGTACATACATGGATGAGCCGTATCGAAACATTTACATCAAGCAAAGCAAAATCTGCCGATGTTGATGATGAAAGTGTAAAAGCTAAAAATTATCAGGTAATGCAGGCAAAAGCAGCCATCGTTCACGGTGGAATTACCGGAATGGGACCAGGGAAATCTGCTTTAAAACAAATGCTTCCACAATCTGCATCCGATTTTATTTTTGCAGTTATTGTTGAAGAATATGGATTAATAGGAGCTGGATTTCTGATCAGTATGTATCTGATTATGATTGTAAGGATTGTGATGATTGCAAGTAAAATGCCCGCATTTTTCGGCTCGTTGCTCGTACTCAGTCTCGGTGTGATGATTTTCATACAATTGGCAGTAAATATTGCCGTTGCCGTGAATCTGATTCCAGTTACAGGACAGCCATTGCCGCTGATAAGTTATGGGGGAACATCCATGTTGGTAACGTACATCCAGCTTGGAATTATTTTAAATATAAGCTCAAGAATACAGATTTACGATGAAGAAGGAATGGGCAAAAAACAAAGCATTGTCGAAATAAACGACATCGCATAA
- the murG gene encoding undecaprenyldiphospho-muramoylpentapeptide beta-N-acetylglucosaminyltransferase, producing MNKKLKVLLSGGGTGGHIFPAIAIADEIKKRFPDAEFLFIGANGKMEMEKVPQAGYKIEGIDIAGIDRGNMLSNLGLPFKILKSLSKSKRIIKNFAPDFAVGTGGFASGPALYEASKMGIPIFIQEQNAHAGVTNKILSKKAKAVFTAYPKVEGFPAEKIKFLGNPIRENIVSGMQETSSAKEKLCLDKNKLTILSVGGSLGSRTLNNGWKENLDQLKEKGYQLIWQTGKLDYKELSNESRISNLESQIQLKEFIKDMETAYSAADVIVSRAGAIAISELAVAQKPVLLIPFPFAAEDHQTKNAMNLVEKNAAKMVKDSEMQEKFWNTLSEICENENVRKEMSENLKYFAKPNAAKEIVDEIFKVI from the coding sequence ATGAACAAAAAACTGAAAGTATTGTTATCCGGAGGCGGAACAGGAGGACACATCTTCCCGGCAATCGCTATTGCAGATGAGATCAAGAAAAGATTTCCTGATGCAGAGTTTTTGTTCATTGGAGCCAACGGAAAAATGGAAATGGAAAAAGTTCCGCAAGCTGGCTACAAAATAGAAGGAATTGACATTGCAGGAATCGACAGAGGAAATATGTTATCGAATTTAGGTTTGCCTTTCAAGATTTTGAAAAGTTTATCTAAATCTAAAAGAATAATTAAAAACTTTGCTCCCGATTTTGCTGTGGGAACGGGCGGTTTCGCAAGCGGACCGGCTTTGTATGAAGCGAGCAAAATGGGAATTCCGATTTTTATTCAGGAGCAGAATGCTCATGCAGGAGTGACGAATAAGATTTTAAGTAAAAAAGCAAAAGCCGTGTTTACAGCCTACCCAAAAGTGGAAGGCTTTCCGGCTGAAAAAATAAAGTTTTTAGGAAATCCGATTCGTGAGAATATTGTTTCAGGAATGCAGGAGACTTCTTCAGCTAAAGAAAAATTATGTTTAGATAAAAATAAACTGACCATTTTATCAGTTGGCGGATCTTTAGGCTCAAGAACATTAAATAACGGTTGGAAAGAAAATCTTGATCAACTTAAAGAAAAAGGATATCAATTAATCTGGCAAACCGGAAAATTGGATTACAAAGAGTTGAGCAACGAATCTCGAATCTCGAATCTCGAATCTCAAATCCAATTAAAGGAATTTATTAAAGATATGGAAACAGCTTATTCTGCAGCGGATGTGATTGTTTCTAGAGCAGGAGCGATTGCGATTTCAGAATTGGCAGTAGCGCAGAAGCCTGTTTTATTGATTCCTTTCCCATTTGCGGCGGAAGACCATCAAACAAAAAATGCGATGAATCTGGTTGAAAAAAATGCAGCAAAAATGGTTAAAGATTCTGAAATGCAGGAGAAATTCTGGAATACATTATCAGAAATCTGTGAAAATGAAAATGTAAGAAAAGAAATGTCTGAAAATCTTAAATATTTTGCCAAACCAAATGCGGCAAAAGAGATTGTAGATGAGATATTTAAAGTAATCTAA
- the murC gene encoding UDP-N-acetylmuramate--L-alanine ligase, whose amino-acid sequence MNNLETYQNFYFVGIGGIGMSALARYFHASGKNVLGYDKTNTKLTTALMNEGIDIVFEDVIDEKITSLQKENTLVIYTPAIKKLGILDYFNENQFEVLKRAKVLGLITENTDCIAVAGTHGKTTTSTLVSHLCKEADLPFSCFLGGISENFKSNFLYNGSQYSVVEADEYDRSFLNLSPDWAVITSTDADHLDIYGDKNTIEEGFKQFAALVPEDKQLFVRKGIEIGRAHKTYAVNEEADYYSDNLRMDHDKIYFDFHTPTETIKDFVWDIPGIHNVENATVALAILHNLGVDFETLKKAIANFKGIKRRYTKHIYPSGKIYIDDYAHHPTEINAVVGSIKTFYPDKKLLVVFQPHLFSRTRDFADGFAESLNNSNELILLDIYPARELQENFGGITSDWLLEKVTLNKKEVSNLSDAFNKIKEKEFDILLTVGAGNIDTLYDTICEWMNKM is encoded by the coding sequence ATGAACAATTTAGAAACATATCAAAATTTTTACTTCGTGGGAATCGGGGGTATCGGAATGAGTGCTTTGGCACGGTACTTCCATGCTTCGGGTAAAAATGTTTTGGGCTATGATAAAACCAACACGAAATTGACGACGGCTTTAATGAACGAGGGAATTGATATTGTTTTTGAAGATGTCATTGATGAAAAAATTACTTCGCTTCAGAAAGAAAACACATTGGTAATTTATACTCCGGCAATCAAGAAATTGGGGATTTTAGATTATTTTAATGAAAATCAATTTGAAGTTTTAAAACGAGCAAAAGTTTTAGGTTTAATTACCGAGAATACAGATTGCATCGCTGTTGCAGGAACGCATGGTAAAACAACGACGTCTACTTTGGTTTCGCATTTGTGTAAAGAAGCAGATTTGCCTTTCTCATGTTTCTTAGGCGGAATTTCTGAGAATTTTAAATCAAATTTCCTGTACAATGGTTCGCAATATTCTGTGGTTGAAGCCGATGAGTATGACAGAAGTTTCCTCAACCTTTCTCCAGATTGGGCAGTGATTACTTCTACAGATGCCGATCATTTGGATATTTATGGAGATAAAAATACAATTGAAGAAGGTTTTAAACAATTTGCAGCTTTAGTTCCGGAAGATAAACAGCTTTTTGTAAGAAAAGGAATTGAAATCGGGAGAGCACATAAAACGTATGCAGTAAACGAAGAAGCAGATTATTATTCGGATAATCTTCGTATGGATCATGATAAAATCTATTTTGATTTTCATACGCCGACAGAAACGATAAAAGATTTTGTGTGGGATATTCCGGGAATTCACAATGTAGAAAATGCAACGGTTGCATTGGCTATTCTTCACAATTTGGGAGTCGATTTTGAAACGTTAAAGAAGGCAATTGCCAATTTTAAAGGAATTAAAAGAAGATATACAAAACATATTTATCCGAGCGGTAAAATTTATATTGACGATTATGCGCACCATCCAACGGAAATTAATGCTGTGGTTGGTTCAATTAAAACCTTTTATCCGGATAAAAAATTATTGGTGGTTTTTCAGCCACATTTATTCAGCAGAACAAGAGATTTTGCTGATGGATTTGCGGAAAGTTTAAATAATTCTAATGAATTGATTTTGCTTGATATTTATCCTGCAAGAGAGCTTCAGGAAAATTTTGGAGGAATTACTTCAGATTGGTTATTAGAAAAAGTGACTTTAAATAAAAAAGAAGTGTCGAATTTATCAGATGCTTTCAACAAAATAAAAGAAAAAGAATTTGATATTCTACTCACAGTTGGTGCCGGAAATATAGACACATTGTACGATACGATTTGTGAATGGATGAATAAAATGTAA
- a CDS encoding cell division protein FtsQ/DivIB, whose product MKNKYRILKIAITVIILGFLLSFSLKKFGGQKITDNKISVKMNEKTPVYFIDEKDIREIVNKENPSRKVGDLNIPELEKKINALPAVDSANVYLNLNGKLNLDIKQRVPVFRLNYKGKDFYVDEKGIEFPISKTYSHPCMLVTGDVKKDEYEKLAELVDKIDKDDFSKKYFIGISKYKDSYNLLTSEGIYRVEIGDLDNIELKVKGFKTFVEKYLVFQDPQKYKMISVKYQNQIVTTLNPYFKENDSILKASHKDLIKAPVAIVKKASPTSLKPKENTKPKAVVKPKEKKKTPEKKTATKPKAKIKIE is encoded by the coding sequence ATGAAAAACAAGTACAGAATTTTAAAAATTGCCATCACAGTGATCATTCTTGGGTTCCTGCTGAGTTTCTCGTTGAAGAAATTTGGGGGTCAGAAGATTACGGACAATAAAATTTCTGTAAAAATGAATGAAAAAACTCCGGTTTATTTCATTGATGAAAAAGATATTCGTGAGATTGTTAATAAAGAAAATCCTTCACGGAAAGTTGGAGATTTAAATATTCCCGAACTCGAAAAGAAAATCAATGCGCTTCCTGCGGTTGACAGTGCGAATGTATATTTAAATTTAAATGGAAAGCTGAATTTAGACATCAAACAAAGAGTTCCGGTTTTCAGGCTGAATTATAAAGGAAAGGATTTTTATGTGGACGAAAAAGGAATAGAATTTCCGATCTCTAAAACCTATTCTCATCCTTGTATGTTGGTGACAGGTGATGTGAAAAAAGATGAATATGAAAAGCTTGCCGAACTAGTTGATAAAATTGACAAAGATGATTTCAGTAAAAAATATTTCATCGGGATCTCAAAATATAAAGACAGCTATAATCTTCTGACTAGTGAGGGAATTTATAGAGTGGAAATAGGCGATTTAGACAATATTGAATTAAAAGTAAAGGGTTTTAAAACTTTTGTAGAAAAATATCTGGTGTTTCAGGATCCGCAAAAGTATAAGATGATTTCGGTAAAATATCAAAATCAGATTGTAACAACGCTGAATCCTTATTTTAAAGAAAATGACAGTATTTTAAAAGCGAGTCATAAAGATTTGATAAAAGCTCCGGTTGCGATAGTAAAAAAAGCGAGCCCCACTTCTTTAAAACCGAAAGAAAACACGAAGCCGAAAGCGGTCGTCAAACCAAAGGAGAAAAAGAAAACTCCCGAAAAGAAAACGGCGACAAAACCCAAAGCAAAGATTAAAATAGAATAA
- the ftsA gene encoding cell division protein FtsA, protein MENQEYSVGLDIGTTKIVAIVGRRNAHGKIEILGVGKAKSLGVHKGIVNNISQTINSIKAAVSEAQSSAGVPIHKVTVGIAGKHIRSLQHSDYIMREHPDRFITDDDIEALKDQVKKLVMLPGEEIIHVLPQEYKVDSEGEIQEPVGMHGKRLEANFHVVVGQMGSIRNIARCVREAGLEMEALTLEPLASSEAVLTKEEKEAGVAIVDIGGGTTDIAIFKDNIIRHTCVIPYGGGIITEDIKEGCSIIEKHAEQLKVKFGSAVPELEKDSTFVTIPGLHGRPDKEISLKTLAQIINARVEEILEMVNTELKAYGAFEQKKKLIAGIVLTGGGSNLKHLRQLANYTTGFDSRIGFANEYIANDKNQYLKGPEFATSIGLLMESLKIRDKKTVVVEEEVEIEVDAKVEQKEVQTDINAETQVAPQIEEEFKAPVQTSRSSKPTFGQSLMEKVKKFFEEVE, encoded by the coding sequence ATGGAAAATCAAGAGTATTCAGTAGGTCTTGACATCGGGACAACCAAGATTGTCGCCATTGTCGGAAGGAGGAATGCACACGGGAAAATAGAAATTCTCGGTGTAGGGAAGGCAAAAAGTCTGGGAGTTCATAAAGGAATTGTGAATAATATTTCACAAACCATTAACTCCATTAAGGCAGCTGTGTCAGAAGCACAATCAAGCGCAGGAGTTCCTATTCATAAGGTAACTGTTGGTATTGCAGGAAAGCATATTCGTTCACTGCAGCATTCAGATTACATTATGCGTGAGCATCCGGATAGATTCATCACAGATGATGATATTGAAGCGTTAAAAGATCAGGTAAAAAAACTGGTGATGTTACCTGGCGAGGAAATTATCCACGTACTTCCGCAGGAATATAAGGTTGACTCTGAAGGAGAAATTCAGGAACCTGTCGGAATGCACGGAAAGCGTTTGGAAGCGAATTTCCATGTTGTTGTAGGACAAATGGGAAGCATCAGAAACATCGCAAGATGCGTAAGAGAAGCAGGTTTGGAAATGGAGGCACTTACTTTGGAGCCTTTAGCATCTTCTGAAGCTGTTCTTACCAAAGAAGAAAAAGAAGCAGGAGTAGCAATTGTAGACATCGGTGGTGGTACTACAGATATTGCTATTTTTAAAGATAATATCATCCGTCATACTTGCGTCATCCCTTACGGAGGCGGAATTATCACGGAAGACATCAAAGAAGGTTGTTCAATTATAGAAAAGCATGCCGAGCAATTAAAGGTTAAGTTCGGTTCTGCGGTTCCTGAATTGGAAAAAGACAGCACATTTGTAACCATTCCTGGGCTTCACGGAAGACCAGATAAAGAGATTTCTCTTAAAACTTTAGCACAGATTATCAATGCGAGAGTGGAGGAAATCTTGGAAATGGTTAACACAGAATTGAAAGCTTACGGAGCATTTGAACAAAAGAAAAAACTGATTGCAGGAATTGTATTGACTGGTGGTGGCTCAAACTTGAAACATCTTCGTCAGTTGGCAAATTATACAACAGGTTTCGACAGCAGAATTGGTTTTGCAAATGAATATATTGCAAACGATAAAAACCAGTATCTTAAAGGACCGGAATTTGCTACCTCTATTGGTTTGCTGATGGAAAGTTTAAAAATCAGAGACAAAAAAACGGTTGTTGTAGAAGAAGAGGTTGAAATTGAGGTTGATGCTAAAGTTGAGCAAAAAGAAGTGCAAACTGATATTAATGCTGAAACTCAAGTAGCTCCGCAAATAGAAGAAGAATTTAAAGCTCCGGTACAAACATCTAGATCTTCGAAACCAACCTTCGGACAGTCGCTGATGGAGAAAGTGAAAAAATTCTTTGAAGAAGTAGAATAA
- the ftsZ gene encoding cell division protein FtsZ → MENIGTQGFSFDLPKGNSSIIKVIGVGGGGNNALKHMYEKGIHGVDFVICNTDAQTLDNNPVSNKVQLGVTITEGLGAGADPEVGEKSAIESIEDIKAAMGQNTKMVFITAGMGGGTGTGAAPVIAKVAKDMGILTVGIVTVPFSFEGKRRLDQAELGLDKLRNNVDSLIVINNDKLRQQFGNLGFKQGFSKADEVLTNAAKGMAEVITGYFDVNIDFRDAKSVLQNSGTALMSTGTASGENKAEEAVKKALDSPLLNDNKITGARNVLLLIRSGVEEATMDEIGIIMDYIQKEAGHTADIIFGVGADEELGDAVSVLVIATGFSNDNQKFSGPTEKIRISLNDALETPKASPFKKRDEREIAPEQGYDFGGKNLFRLDDEDHDAPQFRMSSSEKKMIIEDENIDTEIKFSDREANTLESPIQDWRDDEPGNDEAINVFSFEDDPNDLEIQSFSFDFENKKEEPRDNSFNSNYSDEKKVEFNFTVNQPTVEPKYDFGQPKNEFETSVIEKKIEETTQKVETFYQTPEQPKVETQKQTESEFTFVDKPADQERVVERRNKLKEFNSRYQNFDNVNEFESVPAFKRKNISIDGSNASDQNINTYLSDNNGNMQIRENRFLNKDVD, encoded by the coding sequence ATGGAAAATATAGGCACACAAGGATTTTCATTTGATCTGCCAAAAGGGAATTCTTCGATCATCAAAGTTATTGGTGTTGGAGGCGGTGGAAACAACGCTCTGAAACACATGTACGAGAAAGGTATTCACGGGGTAGATTTCGTGATTTGTAATACCGATGCACAGACTTTAGATAACAATCCGGTTTCAAATAAAGTTCAGTTGGGAGTTACCATTACTGAAGGTCTTGGAGCGGGTGCAGACCCTGAAGTTGGTGAAAAGTCGGCGATTGAAAGTATCGAAGATATCAAAGCTGCAATGGGGCAAAACACCAAAATGGTTTTCATCACTGCAGGAATGGGTGGTGGTACCGGAACAGGTGCAGCGCCGGTTATTGCAAAAGTTGCAAAAGATATGGGGATTCTTACAGTAGGTATTGTTACCGTGCCTTTCAGTTTTGAAGGGAAAAGAAGACTTGATCAGGCAGAATTAGGACTAGATAAACTAAGAAATAATGTTGATTCACTAATTGTAATCAATAATGATAAATTAAGACAGCAATTTGGTAACCTGGGTTTCAAACAGGGGTTCTCAAAAGCCGATGAAGTTTTAACCAATGCTGCAAAAGGAATGGCAGAGGTTATTACGGGTTACTTTGATGTAAACATTGACTTTAGAGATGCTAAATCTGTGCTTCAGAATTCTGGTACTGCACTAATGTCTACTGGTACTGCTTCTGGTGAAAACAAAGCTGAAGAAGCGGTAAAAAAAGCATTAGATTCTCCATTATTGAACGACAACAAAATTACAGGTGCAAGAAACGTGTTATTGTTGATCAGAAGTGGTGTAGAAGAAGCTACGATGGACGAAATCGGTATCATTATGGATTATATCCAGAAAGAAGCAGGTCATACGGCAGATATTATTTTTGGTGTTGGAGCTGACGAAGAATTGGGTGATGCAGTAAGTGTATTGGTAATTGCTACTGGTTTTTCTAACGATAACCAAAAGTTTTCCGGACCTACTGAGAAAATAAGAATCAGTTTAAATGATGCTTTAGAAACTCCAAAAGCTTCTCCTTTCAAAAAAAGAGATGAGAGAGAAATTGCACCTGAGCAAGGATATGATTTTGGAGGAAAAAACCTATTTAGACTTGATGATGAAGATCATGATGCACCGCAGTTTAGAATGTCATCTTCTGAAAAAAAAATGATTATCGAAGATGAGAATATAGATACTGAAATAAAATTCTCTGATAGAGAGGCCAATACATTAGAAAGCCCAATTCAGGACTGGAGAGATGACGAACCAGGGAACGATGAGGCTATTAATGTGTTTTCTTTTGAGGACGATCCTAATGATTTGGAAATTCAGTCTTTCTCTTTTGATTTTGAAAATAAAAAAGAAGAACCTAGAGACAACTCTTTCAACAGTAATTATTCAGATGAAAAAAAAGTTGAGTTTAATTTTACCGTTAACCAACCTACTGTTGAGCCTAAATATGATTTTGGGCAGCCAAAAAATGAGTTTGAAACTTCAGTAATCGAGAAAAAAATAGAAGAAACTACTCAAAAAGTGGAAACTTTCTATCAAACTCCTGAACAGCCAAAAGTAGAAACTCAGAAACAGACAGAATCTGAATTTACCTTTGTAGATAAACCTGCAGATCAGGAAAGAGTAGTAGAGAGAAGAAACAAACTGAAAGAATTCAATTCTCGTTACCAGAATTTCGATAATGTGAATGAGTTTGAATCTGTACCGGCTTTCAAGAGAAAGAATATTTCAATTGACGGATCTAATGCTTCAGACCAAAATATCAACACGTATTTGTCTGACAACAATGGGAACATGCAGATCAGAGAAAATAGATTTTTAAATAAAGATGTAGACTAA
- a CDS encoding GatB/YqeY domain-containing protein yields the protein MSLELTISEAIKTAMRAKDRVALDSLRAVKSQILLLKTEALGAEVSSEQEIAILQRMIKQRKDSYEQFTAQGRNDLAEVEEAQMKVIEKFLPTQLSSEELEAEIKQIISETGAESIKDLGKVMGMASKNLAGKSDGKSISEMAKKLLS from the coding sequence ATGAGTTTAGAACTTACCATAAGTGAAGCAATAAAAACAGCAATGAGAGCTAAAGACAGAGTAGCTTTAGATTCTCTTCGTGCTGTAAAATCTCAGATATTATTGCTAAAAACGGAAGCTTTAGGAGCTGAAGTTTCATCTGAGCAGGAAATTGCAATTTTGCAAAGAATGATTAAGCAGCGTAAAGATTCTTACGAGCAGTTTACAGCTCAGGGAAGAAATGATTTGGCAGAGGTAGAAGAGGCTCAGATGAAAGTCATTGAGAAATTTTTACCTACACAATTATCTTCTGAAGAATTGGAAGCTGAAATTAAGCAGATTATTTCCGAAACCGGAGCTGAATCTATTAAAGATTTAGGAAAGGTGATGGGAATGGCTTCAAAAAACTTAGCCGGAAAATCTGACGGAAAAAGTATCTCAGAAATGGCGAAGAAGTTACTTTCATAG
- a CDS encoding BrxA/BrxB family bacilliredoxin — protein sequence MYPTDLVMPMKAELTDKGFADLATPAQVEDALKQSGTTLLVINSVCGCAAGAARPGVVYSLTGDKKPDHLTTVFAGFDKEAVEAARKHLAPFPPSSPCVALFKDGELVHMLERHHIEGNPAGAIAANLQAAYDEYC from the coding sequence ATGTATCCAACAGATTTAGTAATGCCTATGAAGGCTGAGCTTACAGATAAAGGTTTCGCAGATTTGGCAACTCCTGCTCAGGTAGAAGATGCTTTAAAACAATCAGGAACTACTCTTTTAGTAATCAATTCTGTATGTGGTTGTGCAGCGGGAGCGGCAAGACCGGGAGTTGTTTACTCTTTAACAGGAGATAAAAAACCAGACCATTTGACTACAGTTTTTGCAGGTTTCGATAAAGAAGCGGTAGAAGCGGCTAGAAAACATTTGGCACCATTCCCTCCAAGCTCACCTTGTGTGGCTCTTTTCAAAGACGGAGAATTGGTACACATGCTTGAAAGACATCATATTGAAGGAAATCCTGCAGGAGCTATTGCAGCAAACCTACAGGCTGCTTACGACGAGTACTGCTAA
- a CDS encoding GH3 auxin-responsive promoter family protein: MATKALFNTVVNWFIKQRIDQIQHFMDYPIETQKGILFSQLFHAEDTEYGKKYGFNSISSYQDFKNKVPIVTYEEFEPYVERARQGCKDVSWPGYIKHFAKSSGTTNAKSKFIPISAESLEYCHMKAGKDMVSIYANNHPENQLFTNKNLRLGGSSELYADFNTKFGDLSAILIDNLPFWVEITTTPSKKVSLMGEWESKLKAIVSEVKNEDVGSILGVPSWMMVLLQRVLKETDVKNVSELWPNLEVFFHGGISFKPYKEQYKPIIGKDINYYEIYNASEGFFGIQDRSNSDEMLLMLDYGIFYEFIPMDEFHRSNPKVVSLEGVEIGKNYAMVITTNGGLWRYLIGDTVIFTSTNPFRIKITGRTKHYINAFGEELMITNVESALTKACQETNSAVKDFTGAPIFMKENESGAHEWIFEFSEHPENLDLFTDIFDRHLKSINSDYEAKRYNNITLKKPVVHIARPNLFYCWLESKGKLGGQNKVPRLSNDREYIDPLLELNKA, from the coding sequence ATGGCAACGAAAGCACTTTTCAATACGGTAGTCAATTGGTTTATCAAGCAGAGGATAGATCAGATTCAGCATTTTATGGATTATCCTATCGAGACACAGAAAGGAATCCTGTTTTCTCAGTTATTCCATGCAGAAGACACGGAATACGGCAAGAAGTATGGGTTTAATTCTATTTCAAGTTATCAGGATTTTAAAAATAAAGTTCCGATTGTTACTTATGAAGAATTTGAACCTTATGTTGAGCGCGCAAGACAGGGCTGTAAAGATGTAAGTTGGCCCGGTTATATTAAGCATTTTGCAAAATCTTCCGGAACAACCAATGCCAAAAGTAAATTCATTCCTATTTCAGCAGAAAGCCTTGAATATTGCCATATGAAAGCAGGAAAGGATATGGTTTCCATTTACGCTAATAATCATCCAGAAAATCAACTTTTCACCAATAAAAATTTACGTTTGGGCGGAAGCTCTGAATTGTATGCAGATTTCAATACAAAATTCGGTGATCTTTCGGCTATTTTAATTGATAATCTTCCTTTTTGGGTCGAAATTACAACAACGCCAAGCAAGAAAGTTTCATTGATGGGAGAATGGGAAAGCAAGCTTAAAGCCATTGTTTCTGAAGTTAAAAATGAAGATGTAGGAAGTATTCTGGGAGTTCCAAGTTGGATGATGGTTTTATTACAGAGAGTTTTAAAAGAAACGGATGTAAAAAATGTTTCTGAACTTTGGCCAAATCTAGAAGTGTTTTTTCACGGAGGAATTAGTTTTAAACCTTATAAAGAGCAATATAAACCGATTATCGGGAAAGATATCAATTACTATGAAATCTATAATGCTTCTGAAGGATTTTTTGGAATTCAGGACAGATCGAATAGTGATGAAATGCTTCTTATGCTCGATTACGGAATTTTCTATGAATTTATTCCTATGGATGAGTTTCACCGTTCCAATCCGAAAGTGGTAAGTCTGGAAGGTGTAGAGATCGGGAAAAACTATGCAATGGTGATTACAACCAATGGCGGACTTTGGAGGTATTTAATAGGGGATACCGTTATTTTCACTTCAACAAATCCTTTCAGAATAAAAATTACGGGTCGTACAAAACATTATATCAATGCTTTTGGTGAAGAACTGATGATTACCAATGTAGAATCGGCGTTAACCAAAGCTTGTCAGGAAACCAATTCTGCTGTAAAAGATTTTACCGGAGCTCCGATTTTTATGAAAGAAAATGAAAGCGGCGCTCATGAATGGATTTTTGAGTTTAGTGAGCATCCCGAAAATTTAGATTTATTTACCGATATTTTTGATAGACACCTGAAAAGCATCAATTCTGATTACGAAGCTAAAAGATACAATAATATTACCCTGAAAAAACCAGTAGTGCATATTGCAAGACCCAATCTTTTCTATTGCTGGCTTGAATCTAAGGGTAAATTAGGTGGACAAAACAAAGTTCCGAGACTGAGTAACGACAGAGAATATATTGATCCTTTATTGGAGCTAAATAAAGCATAA